In the genome of Dickeya fangzhongdai, one region contains:
- the cfa gene encoding cyclopropane fatty acyl phospholipid synthase, with product MSNVCIVDDISEKNDWRRIAQELLNQAGITINGAEPWDIQVNDSRFFKRVLQQGSLGLGESYMEGWWDCPRLDMFFHRILTARLDEQRPSRWRDLMRIALARLVNLQSRKRAWQVGKVHYDLGNDLFSHMLDPYMQYSCGYWKQADTLGDAQQDKLALICEKLQLKPGMTLLDIGCGWGGLAVYAAQHYGVTVHGVTISAEQKAFVEARCCGLDIHILLQDYRDLRQQYDRIVSVGMFEHVGPKNYATYFEVADRCLKPDGLFLLHTIGSNKTAHNVDPWINKYIFPNGCLPSIKQIANTSEPYFVMEDWHNFGADYDKTLMAWLARFTEAWPQLAADYSPAFRRMFSYYLTACAGAFRARNIQLWQVLFSRGVTHGLCVPR from the coding sequence ATGAGTAATGTATGCATCGTTGATGATATCAGCGAGAAAAATGATTGGCGGCGTATTGCGCAGGAATTATTGAATCAGGCCGGCATTACCATTAACGGCGCCGAACCCTGGGATATTCAGGTTAACGATTCACGCTTTTTCAAACGAGTATTACAGCAGGGTTCTCTTGGTCTGGGCGAAAGTTACATGGAAGGCTGGTGGGACTGTCCGCGGCTCGATATGTTCTTTCACCGGATACTCACCGCCCGGCTGGATGAACAACGCCCGTCACGCTGGCGCGATCTGATGCGCATCGCACTGGCACGGTTGGTCAACCTGCAATCCCGCAAACGCGCCTGGCAGGTCGGCAAAGTGCACTACGACCTCGGCAACGACCTGTTCAGCCACATGCTCGACCCCTACATGCAATATTCATGCGGCTACTGGAAACAGGCCGACACGCTTGGCGACGCCCAGCAGGACAAACTGGCGCTGATTTGCGAAAAACTACAGCTCAAACCAGGCATGACGCTGCTGGATATCGGCTGCGGCTGGGGCGGACTGGCGGTGTACGCCGCCCAGCATTACGGCGTAACCGTACATGGCGTCACCATCTCCGCGGAGCAGAAAGCCTTTGTGGAAGCGCGCTGTTGCGGGCTGGATATCCATATTCTGTTGCAGGATTACCGCGATCTGCGCCAGCAGTACGACCGCATTGTCTCCGTCGGCATGTTTGAGCATGTGGGGCCGAAAAATTACGCTACCTATTTTGAGGTGGCGGATAGGTGCCTGAAGCCGGACGGCCTGTTCCTGTTGCATACCATTGGCTCGAATAAAACCGCTCATAACGTTGACCCGTGGATTAATAAATACATTTTTCCCAACGGCTGCCTGCCATCCATTAAACAGATTGCCAACACCAGCGAACCCTATTTTGTGATGGAAGACTGGCACAACTTCGGCGCCGATTACGATAAAACCCTGATGGCCTGGCTGGCTCGTTTTACCGAAGCCTGGCCGCAACTGGCCGCCGATTATTCGCCCGCATTCCGGCGTATGTTTAGTTATTACCTGACCGCCTGCGCCGGCGCTTTTCGGGCCAGAAACATTCAGCTATGGCAAGTCCTCTTTAGCCGGGGCGTCACACACGGGTTGTGCGTACCGCGCTGA
- a CDS encoding CidB/LrgB family autolysis modulator, with protein sequence MLHDIVWSLPLTLLVFFLARRLSMRLNTPLLNPLLVSMVVLIAFLLVSHIPYERYFRGSSVLNSLLQPAVVALAFPLYEQLHQIRMRWKSIITVCFLGSVVAMVTGTWIALRLGATPAIAASILPKSVTTPIAMAVGGSIGGIPAVSAVCVIFVGILGAVFGHTLLNAMRIHTKASRGLAMGTASHALGTARCAELDYEEGAFSSLALVICGIITSLMAPLLFPLLVALAR encoded by the coding sequence ATGCTGCATGATATCGTCTGGTCGCTGCCGCTGACGCTGCTGGTGTTCTTTCTGGCGCGCCGCCTGTCCATGCGACTGAATACGCCGTTGTTAAACCCGTTGCTGGTTTCTATGGTGGTGCTGATCGCATTTCTGCTGGTCAGCCACATCCCTTACGAACGCTATTTCCGGGGCAGTTCGGTGCTCAACAGCCTGCTGCAACCGGCGGTGGTGGCGCTGGCGTTTCCGCTGTACGAACAACTGCACCAGATTCGCATGCGCTGGAAGTCGATCATCACCGTCTGCTTTCTCGGTAGCGTAGTGGCGATGGTCACCGGTACCTGGATTGCGCTGCGGCTGGGCGCGACGCCGGCGATTGCCGCCTCGATCCTGCCCAAATCGGTCACCACGCCGATCGCGATGGCGGTGGGCGGCAGCATCGGCGGCATCCCGGCCGTCAGCGCGGTGTGCGTGATCTTTGTCGGCATCCTCGGCGCGGTGTTCGGGCACACGCTGCTCAATGCGATGCGGATTCACACCAAAGCATCGCGCGGGCTGGCGATGGGCACCGCCTCGCACGCGCTCGGCACCGCCCGCTGCGCCGAACTGGATTATGAAGAAGGCGCGTTCAGTTCGCTGGCGCTGGTGATCTGCGGCATCATCACCTCGCTCATGGCGCCGTTGCTGTTTCCGCTGTTGGTCGCCCTCGCGCGCTAA
- a CDS encoding LysR family transcriptional regulator produces the protein MINPAHFDLQSLRLFLQVAKIGSLTKTAEAFHMTLSALSKRMAELERTVDCTLFIRMPRGLALTAAGKELVHHARQVLSSVERMAGEMQDYAAGVRGHVHIWANTSAIIEFLPQDLAHFLQRHPLVRINLEEKLSETVVTALLTGQADLGIFADNVPSPGVEKIPYREDQLVVLVSPRHPLAEQREITFADTLPYDFVGLNNGSSLLKLLQDTAEEHGKMLRLRIQVSSFDGVCRMIEAGLGISILPEGAIRPEILGVGLHAIRLTDSWATRKLWLGIKSGATLQPEAANLLAHLRQPV, from the coding sequence ATGATCAATCCCGCGCATTTTGACCTGCAGTCATTACGCCTGTTTTTGCAGGTCGCCAAAATCGGCAGCCTGACCAAGACCGCCGAAGCCTTCCACATGACGCTGTCGGCCCTGAGCAAACGCATGGCGGAGCTGGAGCGCACCGTCGATTGCACGCTGTTCATCCGGATGCCGCGCGGTCTGGCGCTGACGGCGGCGGGAAAAGAGCTGGTACACCACGCCCGTCAGGTGCTGAGCAGCGTGGAGCGCATGGCCGGCGAGATGCAGGATTACGCCGCCGGCGTGCGCGGGCATGTGCACATCTGGGCCAATACCTCGGCCATCATCGAATTTCTGCCGCAGGATCTGGCGCATTTCCTGCAGCGCCATCCGCTGGTGCGCATCAATCTGGAAGAAAAACTGAGCGAAACCGTAGTGACGGCGCTGCTCACCGGGCAGGCCGATCTCGGCATTTTCGCCGATAATGTGCCCTCCCCCGGCGTGGAAAAGATCCCGTACCGGGAAGACCAGTTAGTGGTGCTGGTGTCGCCCCGCCATCCGCTGGCCGAACAGCGGGAAATCACCTTTGCCGACACCTTGCCGTACGATTTCGTCGGTCTTAACAACGGCAGTTCGCTGCTGAAACTGTTGCAGGACACCGCCGAAGAGCACGGAAAAATGCTGCGTCTGCGCATTCAGGTCAGCAGCTTTGACGGCGTGTGCCGCATGATCGAAGCCGGGCTGGGCATCAGCATCCTGCCCGAAGGCGCGATCCGTCCGGAAATCCTCGGCGTGGGGCTGCACGCGATCCGTCTGACCGATAGCTGGGCCACCCGCAAGCTGTGGCTGGGCATCAAGTCAGGCGCCACGCTGCAGCCCGAAGCCGCCAATTTGCTGGCGCACCTGCGCCAGCCGGTTTGA
- a CDS encoding VOC family protein — protein MISHIDHIVLTCVDLAATQHFYTQVLQLRQETFGNGRIAFCFGRQKINVHVSGAEFAPHAHVPAPGALDLCFIASEPLEQVMAHLQRCNWPIIEGPVERTGATGKIRSVYLRDPDLNLIEMAEYLRHDVV, from the coding sequence TTGATTAGTCATATTGACCATATTGTGCTGACCTGCGTGGATCTGGCGGCGACGCAGCATTTTTATACTCAGGTGCTGCAACTGCGGCAGGAAACCTTCGGCAACGGCCGCATCGCGTTTTGCTTCGGGCGGCAAAAAATCAATGTCCACGTCAGCGGAGCGGAGTTTGCGCCGCACGCTCATGTGCCGGCGCCCGGCGCGCTGGATCTCTGTTTTATCGCCAGCGAGCCGCTGGAGCAGGTGATGGCGCATTTGCAGCGCTGCAACTGGCCGATTATCGAAGGGCCGGTGGAGCGCACCGGCGCGACCGGGAAAATCCGCTCGGTTTATCTGCGCGACCCTGACCTGAATCTGATCGAAATGGCGGAATATCTCCGCCATGACGTGGTTTGA
- a CDS encoding LutC/YkgG family protein, with amino-acid sequence MENRDAFLSTLARRLGHEPRQTPPPLPPLDNDPARTRLTELTPQQRCDAFIDYAGNVMQAHCELTPQAEVAQAAGRLCQRYGGAPVLVSGDARLAELGVTDHLRQLYQAQCWDPTAGEENLRLATQARVGVVYAEYGLTESGGVVLFSTPQQGRAISLLPESTLFIVRKSCLLPRVAQLAQHLRRRAQQGEPLPSCINLIAGPSSTADIELIKVVGVHGPLNAAYLIIEDC; translated from the coding sequence ATGGAAAACCGCGACGCCTTTCTATCTACCCTGGCCCGCCGGCTCGGCCACGAGCCACGCCAAACGCCGCCGCCGTTGCCGCCGCTGGACAACGACCCGGCCCGTACCCGCCTGACCGAGCTGACGCCGCAACAACGCTGCGATGCCTTTATCGACTACGCCGGCAACGTGATGCAGGCCCATTGTGAGCTGACCCCGCAGGCAGAAGTGGCGCAGGCCGCCGGGCGGCTGTGCCAGCGTTATGGCGGCGCGCCGGTGCTGGTCAGCGGCGATGCGCGTCTGGCGGAGCTGGGCGTAACCGACCACCTGCGGCAGCTGTATCAGGCGCAGTGTTGGGACCCGACGGCCGGCGAGGAAAATCTACGGCTGGCGACGCAGGCCCGCGTCGGGGTGGTGTACGCCGAGTACGGGCTGACCGAATCCGGCGGCGTAGTGTTATTCTCCACACCGCAACAAGGGCGCGCCATCAGCCTGCTGCCGGAGTCCACGCTGTTTATTGTGCGCAAAAGCTGCCTGCTGCCACGCGTGGCGCAACTGGCGCAGCACCTGCGCCGGCGGGCGCAACAGGGCGAACCGCTGCCGTCGTGCATCAACCTGATCGCCGGCCCCAGTTCTACCGCCGATATCGAACTGATCAAGGTAGTGGGGGTACACGGGCCGCTGAATGCGGCGTACCTGATTATTGAAGACTGCTGA
- a CDS encoding ATP-binding protein codes for MKPMGSLSRQIVRSMTLLALSVTLLMVVGSYIFYSLMLAISPESLSLNDQLMPTTMEWFWMVGTTLLALVIAVVLAIRLARRILVPLNSVAHSLRQIAEGELNARAETDDYSLGEAALLVRDFNTMAERLERMAQERAFWNAAIAHELRTPVTILRGRLQGLTEGVFEPDIGLFRNLLTQVEGLGRLIEDLRVVGLAESGHLELRWTRTRLSDEVTAVVSAFEPALQGDGFTLSLALEDQMVQCDPVRIRQALLALLENAQKHADPGRLCVRAGVDGGRAFLSVEDGGPGIDPQLAEQIFEAFQRGEQSRAGNSKGSGLGLAVVQAIAQAHGGQASCCPAPSGGALFELRWPAAGRISGLSSGGPSTSGPSTSGSSISGQPLGEQSIGEPSNGGQSVSGQSINGQSVNGPSGTV; via the coding sequence ATGAAGCCGATGGGCAGCCTGAGCCGCCAGATTGTGCGTTCCATGACGCTGCTGGCGCTGTCCGTCACCCTGCTGATGGTGGTTGGTTCCTACATCTTCTATTCGCTGATGCTGGCTATTTCGCCGGAAAGTCTGTCGCTGAACGATCAGTTGATGCCGACGACGATGGAATGGTTCTGGATGGTGGGCACCACGCTGCTGGCGCTGGTTATCGCGGTGGTGCTGGCTATCCGGCTGGCGCGCCGCATTCTGGTGCCGTTGAATTCGGTGGCGCACAGCCTGCGCCAAATCGCCGAAGGCGAGCTGAACGCGCGCGCTGAAACCGACGATTATTCGCTGGGCGAAGCGGCGTTGCTGGTGCGTGACTTTAATACCATGGCGGAGCGGCTGGAGCGCATGGCGCAGGAGCGGGCGTTCTGGAATGCGGCCATCGCGCACGAACTGCGCACGCCGGTCACCATTTTGCGCGGCCGGTTGCAGGGGTTGACCGAAGGCGTGTTCGAACCTGACATCGGGCTGTTCCGCAACTTGCTGACGCAGGTGGAAGGGCTGGGGCGGCTGATTGAGGATTTGCGGGTGGTGGGGCTGGCGGAAAGCGGTCATCTGGAGCTGCGCTGGACGCGAACCCGCCTGTCTGACGAGGTGACGGCGGTGGTGAGCGCGTTCGAACCCGCGCTGCAGGGCGACGGATTTACCCTGTCGCTGGCGCTGGAAGACCAGATGGTGCAGTGCGACCCGGTGCGGATTCGTCAGGCGCTGCTGGCGTTGCTGGAGAATGCGCAGAAACATGCCGACCCCGGCCGGTTATGCGTCCGGGCGGGCGTGGATGGCGGACGGGCGTTCCTGAGCGTCGAAGACGGCGGCCCCGGCATCGACCCACAGTTAGCCGAACAGATTTTTGAGGCGTTCCAGCGCGGCGAACAGTCGCGCGCGGGCAACAGCAAAGGCAGCGGGCTGGGGCTGGCGGTGGTGCAGGCGATTGCTCAGGCGCACGGCGGTCAGGCGAGCTGCTGTCCCGCGCCATCCGGCGGCGCGTTGTTCGAGCTGCGCTGGCCGGCGGCCGGCCGCATCAGCGGACTGTCGTCCGGCGGGCCATCGACCAGTGGGCCATCGACCAGTGGGTCATCGATTAGTGGACAACCGCTCGGTGAGCAATCGATCGGTGAACCGTCGAACGGTGGGCAATCGGTTAGTGGACAATCGATTAACGGACAATCGGTTAACGGGCCATCAGGGACGGTCTGA
- a CDS encoding LutB/LldF family L-lactate oxidation iron-sulfur protein, which yields MYLKTSNLPFRERIRQQIDDPIMRQAVANAQERIGANRQKMVDELGQWDVWRTRAAQIRAHVLDNLDAYLYQLSEQVTANGGKVFFAATREDATRYILQVTQAKQARKVVKSKSMVTEEIGMNAVLQDAGIEVVETDLGEYILQLDKDAPSHVVVPAIHKDRHQIQRVLQQRLGYDGPETPEAMTRVIRQKIRADFLSAEVGITGCNFAVAETGTVSLVSNEGNARLCTTLPRTHIAVMGMERIVPTFDELDVILTMLARSAVGARLTGYNTWLTGPKGSGDVDGPEEFHLVIVDNGRSQVLGSPFHDILRCIRCGACINTCPAYRHIGGHGYGSIYPGPVGAVLSPLLGGYEDFKHLPYACSLCTACDDVCPVRIPLSSLILQHRRVLAEQGMTPAAERRTVRLFNYANRHPGMWKVGMVAGAHAARWLIRDGKMPFNIGAISEWTAARDLPNADGESFRSWFKQHQRQTKEKR from the coding sequence ATGTACCTCAAAACCAGCAACCTGCCGTTTCGCGAGCGTATCCGTCAGCAGATCGACGACCCTATCATGCGTCAGGCGGTCGCCAACGCGCAGGAACGCATCGGCGCCAACCGCCAGAAAATGGTCGATGAACTGGGCCAGTGGGATGTCTGGCGCACGCGGGCGGCGCAGATTCGCGCCCACGTGCTCGATAATCTCGATGCCTACCTGTACCAGCTGTCGGAACAGGTGACCGCCAACGGCGGCAAGGTCTTTTTTGCCGCAACGCGCGAAGACGCCACCCGGTATATTCTGCAGGTGACGCAAGCCAAACAGGCACGCAAAGTGGTGAAATCCAAGTCCATGGTGACCGAGGAAATCGGCATGAACGCCGTGCTGCAGGACGCCGGGATCGAGGTGGTGGAAACCGATCTGGGCGAGTACATCCTGCAACTGGACAAAGACGCGCCCTCCCACGTAGTGGTGCCCGCCATCCACAAGGATCGCCATCAAATTCAGCGCGTACTGCAACAGCGGCTGGGCTACGACGGCCCGGAAACGCCGGAAGCGATGACGCGCGTTATTCGCCAGAAAATCCGTGCAGACTTCCTCAGCGCCGAGGTAGGGATCACCGGCTGCAACTTCGCCGTAGCGGAAACCGGCACCGTCAGTCTGGTGAGCAACGAAGGCAACGCCCGGCTATGCACCACCCTGCCCCGCACCCACATCGCCGTCATGGGGATGGAGCGCATTGTGCCCACCTTTGACGAGCTGGACGTGATCCTCACCATGCTGGCGCGCAGCGCGGTCGGCGCCCGGCTGACCGGCTACAACACCTGGCTGACCGGCCCCAAAGGCAGCGGCGACGTTGACGGCCCGGAGGAGTTTCATCTGGTGATCGTCGACAACGGCCGCTCGCAGGTGCTGGGCTCGCCGTTCCACGACATTCTGCGTTGCATCCGCTGCGGCGCCTGCATCAACACCTGTCCCGCCTACCGCCATATCGGCGGCCACGGCTACGGCTCTATCTATCCCGGCCCGGTCGGCGCGGTGCTGTCGCCATTGCTGGGCGGGTATGAGGATTTCAAACACCTGCCTTACGCCTGCTCGCTGTGCACCGCCTGCGACGACGTCTGCCCGGTGCGTATTCCGCTGTCCTCGCTGATCCTGCAACACCGGCGCGTACTGGCGGAACAGGGCATGACGCCCGCCGCCGAGCGCCGCACCGTTCGGTTGTTCAACTACGCCAACCGCCATCCGGGGATGTGGAAAGTCGGCATGGTGGCGGGCGCGCACGCCGCGCGCTGGCTTATTCGCGACGGCAAGATGCCGTTTAACATCGGCGCCATCAGCGAATGGACCGCCGCCCGCGACCTGCCGAACGCCGACGGCGAAAGCTTCCGCAGTTGGTTCAAACAGCATCAGCGCCAGACCAAGGAGAAACGTTAA
- a CDS encoding sulfite exporter TauE/SafE family protein codes for MTSLLMTNVVLCLILGMGLGVCGGMLGIGGGLIAIPVLGMLFGMNQHLAQGTALIMITPNVLIGFLRYRQRNKIDTRMTLMLCAFATVSAYLAAHIASAIQVDNLQKAFAIFLLVLAAYYIWQWINSQRSRTPTSVLSKRYLPALGVASGFMSGIFTVGGGLVVVPALVTLFGFTQTQAQGIALALVVPGALAALVSYTQAGNVDWATGIPLAVGGILSVSWGVALAHKLPVAVLRLAFCLVLVGVALVMLVTK; via the coding sequence ATGACCAGTTTGCTGATGACTAATGTGGTGTTGTGTTTGATTCTGGGGATGGGACTTGGGGTGTGCGGCGGGATGCTGGGAATTGGCGGCGGGCTGATCGCCATTCCGGTGCTGGGGATGCTGTTTGGCATGAACCAGCACCTGGCGCAGGGAACGGCGCTGATCATGATTACCCCGAACGTGCTGATCGGTTTTCTGCGCTACCGGCAGCGCAATAAGATCGATACCCGCATGACGCTGATGCTGTGCGCCTTCGCCACGGTGTCGGCCTATCTCGCCGCGCATATCGCCTCGGCCATTCAGGTGGATAATTTGCAAAAGGCGTTCGCCATTTTCCTGCTGGTGCTGGCGGCGTATTACATCTGGCAGTGGATCAACAGCCAGCGCAGCCGTACGCCGACCTCGGTATTGTCCAAACGCTACCTGCCGGCGCTCGGCGTGGCGAGCGGCTTTATGTCCGGCATTTTCACCGTCGGCGGCGGGCTGGTGGTGGTGCCGGCGCTGGTGACGCTGTTCGGTTTCACTCAAACGCAGGCGCAGGGCATCGCGCTGGCGCTGGTGGTGCCCGGCGCGCTGGCGGCGTTGGTGTCTTACACCCAGGCCGGCAATGTCGACTGGGCGACCGGCATCCCGCTGGCGGTAGGCGGCATTCTGAGCGTGTCGTGGGGCGTGGCGCTGGCGCATAAGTTGCCGGTGGCGGTATTGCGGCTGGCGTTCTGTCTGGTGCTGGTGGGCGTGGCGCTGGTGATGCTGGTGACGAAATAA
- a CDS encoding helix-turn-helix domain-containing protein: protein MSRSFVSPPRLPVAGQPAPVLLTLPRPVYFRTYPLAKETEVALHQHPFVEFLYAREGGMRVEIEGKTLIVPVLYGVWIPAHVPHRVLASSDVLLESLYIEPDYVAIDHSGCKVVLVSDFIREFIHYATGHVPEQYDHDGDDARLVRVLTTLLRQLPDAGFSLSWPYSATLMRVCRDIQQTPDAAHGIEEWAARTGMSVRTFSRRFKKETGVAFSEWKKRMRLLESVVMLKNNRSVTQVALELGYASTASFTFAFRQMFGVPPTRY from the coding sequence ATGTCCCGTTCGTTTGTTTCTCCCCCCCGTTTGCCGGTGGCCGGGCAACCCGCGCCGGTATTGCTCACGCTGCCGCGGCCGGTCTACTTTCGCACCTACCCGCTGGCGAAGGAGACGGAAGTGGCGCTGCATCAGCACCCGTTTGTCGAATTTCTCTATGCGCGGGAAGGGGGAATGCGGGTGGAGATTGAAGGCAAGACGCTGATCGTACCGGTGCTGTACGGCGTCTGGATTCCGGCGCATGTGCCGCACCGCGTTCTGGCGAGCAGCGACGTACTGCTGGAAAGTCTGTATATCGAGCCGGATTACGTGGCTATCGACCACAGCGGCTGCAAGGTGGTGCTGGTCAGCGATTTCATCCGTGAGTTTATCCACTACGCCACCGGGCATGTGCCGGAACAGTACGACCACGACGGCGATGACGCCAGGCTGGTGCGGGTGCTGACCACGTTGCTGCGACAGCTGCCGGATGCCGGGTTTTCGCTGTCGTGGCCGTATTCGGCCACGCTGATGCGGGTATGCCGCGATATTCAGCAGACGCCGGATGCGGCTCACGGCATTGAGGAATGGGCCGCGCGCACCGGGATGTCGGTGCGCACCTTTTCACGCCGGTTCAAAAAGGAAACCGGGGTGGCGTTTAGCGAGTGGAAGAAACGCATGCGGCTGCTGGAGTCGGTGGTGATGCTAAAGAACAACCGCAGCGTGACGCAGGTGGCGCTGGAACTGGGGTATGCCAGCACCGCCTCGTTTACCTTCGCATTCCGTCAGATGTTCGGCGTGCCGCCGACGCGCTATTAA
- a CDS encoding ABC-F family ATP-binding cassette domain-containing protein, translating to MSTLLTVHALSVDTPFGTLLNDVSFTLNKGDRLGLIGHNGCGKSTLLKLLDGTLTPARGSVTQAHHCLLARVEQHLPAALHPLTMLEAVLARLPEAERASERWRAEALLAEMGFGERDWLLCAGTLSGGQHTRLLLARALITSPDLLLLDEPSNHLDLPTLLWLEQFLQHWSGSFVLVSHDSQLLDNVTNGSYILRDRQLHYFALPCSAARAALTERDRSDALRHKAEQKEIDRVTASAKRLAIWGKVYDNEDLARKAKQMEKHIERLKDEQTELTAGSQWRLALHGEALAADRLLEMTALAVSPAAACPPLFTLPLQRVKSGDRVAIIGRNGCGKSSLLRLLWRQYQQPTTDEAIRLHPRVRLGYYDQTLHQLRDDDTLFDALAPFAPLAQDRKMALISAGFPWSRHQQTVATLSGGERARLLFVGLSLARYGLLMLDEPTNHLDMEGKEALADTLQTFGGGVLLVTHDRALISQSCNRFWLVEQGELSEWHDLDQVYQRLGVQPEDAAVRSAQPLAAQPEHGDAADVLLAQLVELENRLAEDLARKAKHQKPALQAQWREQIDRLNARLGLE from the coding sequence ATGAGCACTTTACTGACAGTACACGCCCTGAGCGTGGATACTCCTTTCGGCACTCTGCTGAACGACGTTTCTTTTACCCTGAACAAAGGCGACCGTCTCGGTCTTATCGGCCATAACGGCTGCGGCAAAAGCACGCTGCTAAAACTGCTGGACGGCACGTTGACGCCGGCTCGTGGTAGCGTAACGCAAGCCCATCATTGCCTGTTGGCGCGCGTTGAGCAGCATCTGCCGGCGGCGTTGCATCCGCTGACGATGCTGGAGGCGGTGCTGGCCCGTCTGCCCGAGGCTGAACGCGCCAGCGAGCGCTGGCGGGCCGAAGCCTTGCTGGCGGAGATGGGATTCGGCGAACGGGACTGGCTGCTTTGCGCCGGCACCCTGAGCGGCGGCCAGCACACCCGGCTGCTGCTGGCGCGGGCATTGATCACCTCGCCGGACCTGCTATTGCTGGACGAGCCGAGCAACCATCTGGATTTGCCGACGCTGTTGTGGCTGGAGCAGTTCCTGCAACATTGGAGCGGCAGCTTTGTGCTGGTTTCCCACGACAGCCAACTGCTGGATAACGTCACTAACGGCAGCTATATCCTGCGCGACCGGCAGTTGCATTACTTTGCGCTGCCCTGTAGCGCCGCCCGGGCGGCGCTGACGGAGCGCGATCGCAGCGATGCGTTGCGCCACAAAGCGGAACAGAAGGAAATCGACCGTGTTACCGCCAGCGCCAAACGGCTGGCCATCTGGGGCAAGGTCTACGATAACGAAGATCTGGCGCGCAAAGCCAAGCAGATGGAAAAGCACATCGAACGGCTGAAGGATGAGCAGACCGAGCTGACCGCCGGCAGCCAGTGGCGGCTGGCGCTACACGGCGAAGCGCTGGCCGCCGATCGTCTGCTGGAAATGACGGCGCTGGCGGTGAGCCCGGCGGCGGCGTGCCCGCCGCTGTTTACCCTGCCGTTGCAGCGGGTGAAAAGCGGCGACCGGGTGGCGATTATCGGCCGCAACGGTTGTGGTAAGTCATCGTTGCTGCGTCTGCTGTGGCGGCAGTACCAGCAGCCGACGACGGACGAGGCGATTCGCCTGCACCCGCGCGTTCGGCTGGGGTATTACGACCAGACGCTGCATCAACTGCGTGACGACGATACGCTGTTTGATGCGCTGGCGCCGTTCGCTCCGCTGGCGCAGGACCGCAAGATGGCGCTGATTAGCGCCGGCTTTCCGTGGTCGCGCCATCAGCAAACGGTCGCGACCCTGAGCGGCGGCGAACGCGCCCGGCTACTGTTCGTCGGGCTGTCGCTGGCGCGCTACGGGTTGCTGATGCTGGACGAGCCGACCAACCATCTGGACATGGAGGGCAAAGAAGCGTTGGCCGACACGCTGCAAACCTTTGGCGGCGGCGTGCTGCTGGTGACGCACGACCGGGCGCTGATTAGCCAAAGTTGCAACCGTTTCTGGCTGGTTGAGCAGGGTGAGTTGAGCGAGTGGCACGACCTGGATCAGGTCTATCAGCGTCTGGGCGTGCAGCCCGAAGACGCGGCGGTACGTTCGGCGCAACCGTTAGCGGCGCAGCCGGAGCATGGCGATGCGGCAGACGTGCTGCTGGCGCAACTGGTTGAGTTGGAAAACCGGCTGGCCGAGGATCTGGCGCGTAAGGCAAAACACCAGAAACCGGCGCTGCAGGCGCAATGGCGTGAGCAGATCGACCGGCTTAACGCGCGGCTGGGGCTGGAGTAA
- a CDS encoding (Fe-S)-binding protein, with product MNVNFFVTCIGDALKSRMARDSVLLLEQLGCRVNFPERQGCCGQPAINSGYIRDALPGMKTLIATLEENDDPIISPAGSCTNAIRHYADWLTEEPEWARRAERVAGRMVDLTSFIVNRLGVTDVGARLPGKAVYHPSCSLFRKMGVREEPLTLLRQVRGLELLPFHAQETCCGFGGTFSVKMAEISGEMVKEKVAHIMEAKPDYLIGADVSCLINIGGRLRREGHAVQVLHIAEVLMSR from the coding sequence ATGAACGTTAATTTCTTTGTCACCTGCATCGGCGATGCGCTCAAATCGCGCATGGCGCGTGACAGCGTGCTGCTGCTGGAACAGCTCGGCTGTCGCGTTAACTTTCCCGAGCGGCAAGGCTGCTGCGGGCAGCCTGCCATCAACAGCGGGTATATCCGCGACGCGCTGCCGGGCATGAAAACGCTGATTGCCACGCTGGAAGAGAACGATGACCCGATTATTTCGCCCGCCGGGTCCTGCACCAACGCCATCCGCCATTATGCCGACTGGCTGACTGAAGAGCCGGAGTGGGCCCGCCGCGCCGAACGGGTCGCCGGCCGGATGGTCGACCTCACCTCATTTATCGTCAACCGGCTCGGCGTCACCGATGTCGGCGCCCGCCTGCCGGGCAAGGCGGTCTATCACCCCTCCTGCAGCCTGTTTCGCAAAATGGGCGTGCGCGAAGAACCGCTGACGCTGCTGCGTCAGGTGCGCGGTCTGGAACTGCTGCCGTTTCATGCGCAGGAAACCTGCTGCGGCTTCGGCGGCACCTTTTCCGTCAAAATGGCGGAGATCTCCGGTGAAATGGTGAAAGAAAAGGTGGCGCACATCATGGAAGCCAAACCGGACTACCTGATCGGCGCCGATGTCAGTTGCCTTATCAATATCGGCGGACGGCTGCGGCGTGAAGGGCACGCCGTTCAGGTATTGCATATCGCCGAAGTGCTGATGAGCCGTTAA